From Candidatus Acidiferrales bacterium:
ACGGGGCTCGCTTCGGAAATTTTCTTCTCGGCCAAGTCCGAGCGCACTGGGTTGTCGAGCGCGCGCATCCATTTTCCGATTTCAGGATCAGTGACCGTCGAGAGCTGCTCGAAATAAGTCTCCGTTACGGGCGTAAGCTGATACGGCGTTTGGTATGCGCCGATTTTGCCAATCGCTTCGGAGAGACGCACGAGGGCGTTGTCCGGCGGCGGGACTGATCCGTGCCCGGAAGTTCCCGTGGCCGTCACGGTGACGTCCACCGGCACTTTTTCCGCCGCTTGCACGCCGACATATTGCACCTTGCCATTTTTTAGAATTACGCGGCCGCCTTCGTTCAGGGAATATCCGGCCGCGATTTTCTCCCAGTATTTGTCCAACGCAAATTTCATTCCCGCCTGGCCGCCCTGTTCTTCGTCGCCTTCGGCGAGCAAAATGACGTCGCGGGTGAGGCGCACGTTGGAACGTTTCAACGCGACCATCACGGCGACGTTGGCGATGGTCATGCCCTTGTCGTCAATCGCGCCTCGGCCGTAGAGATAGCCATTCTGGATCACGGCGCCGAACGGGTCGACCTGCCACTTCGATTTGTCG
This genomic window contains:
- a CDS encoding M20/M25/M40 family metallo-hydrolase: DKSKWQVDPFGAVIQNGYLYGRGAIDDKGMTIANVAVMVALKRSNVRLTRDVILLAEGDEEQGGQAGMKFALDKYWEKIAAGYSLNEGGRVILKNGKVQYVGVQAAEKVPVDVTVTATGTSGHGSVPPPDNALVRLSEAIGKIGAYQTPYQLTPVTETYFEQLSTVTDPEIGKWMRALDNPVRSDLAEKKISEASPVWNSMMRDTIAPTMLNAGIRPNVVPSEAQATLNVRLLPGNSIDGLLLNLKGVVNDPKITFHADTSIGEAAPSSSLESELFKTIQQATQEEFPGVPVVPMMSTGATDSAYLRLRNVQAYGLLPFPLTEEDTLRMHADNERIPLDSFRKGVEFLYRVVSDFAVAK